The following coding sequences lie in one Miscanthus floridulus cultivar M001 chromosome 9, ASM1932011v1, whole genome shotgun sequence genomic window:
- the LOC136482443 gene encoding growth-regulating factor 8-like, producing the protein MLSFSSSSNGAAGLGLCSGASKMQSVLSRVRGPFTPTQWMELEHQALIYKHFAVNAPVPSNLLLPIKRSLNPWSSLGSSSLGWAPFRSGSGDAEPGRCRRTDGKKWRCSRDAVGDQKYCERHIKRGCHRSRKHVEGQKATPTIADPTMVVSGGSLLYSHAVAWQQQGKSLAANMTDPFSLVSNRNLLDKQNIGDQFSVSTSMDSFDFSASHSSPNHDKVAFSPVEIQHEHDQLYLVHGAGSSAEHVNKSQDGQLLVSRETIDDGPLGEVFKRKSCQSASADILTDQWTSTCELHSPTGILQMSSSNTVPVENHTSNNSYLMARMVNSQTVPTLH; encoded by the exons TGTGCTCAGGTGCCAGCAAGATGCAGAGTGTGTTGTCGAGGGTGAGGGGGCCTTTCACTCCCACGCAGTGGATGGAGCTGGAGCACCAGGCCCTGATCTACAAGCACTTCGCGGTCAATGCCCCTGTGCCGTCAAACTTGCTCCTCCCTATCAAAAGAAGCCTCAATCCATGGAGTAGCCTTGGCTCCAGCTCAT TAGGATGGGCACCATTTCGTTCTGGCTCTGGTGACGCAGAACCAGGAAGATGCCGCCGCACAGATGGCAAGAAGTGGCGGTGCTCTAGGGATGCTGTTGGGGACCAAAAATACTGTGAGCGACACATAAAACGTGGTTGCCACCGTTCAAGAAAGCATGTGGAAGGCCAAAAGGCGACACCCACCATTGCAGATCCAACCATGGTTGTTTCTGGTGGTTCATTGTTGTACAGCCATGCTGTGGCTTGGCAGCAGCAGGGCAAAAGCTTAGCTGCTAATATGACTGATCCGTTCTCACTAGTGTCCAACAG GAATTTGCTGGATAAACAGAATATAGGCGACCAGTTCTCTGTATCCACTTCCATGGATTCCTTTGACTTCTCAGCGTCACATTCTTCCCCAAACCATGACAAAGTAGCATTTTCACCGGTGGAGATACAGCATGAACATGATCAGCTGTATCTTGTGCATGGAGCAGGCAGTTCAGCAGAACACGTTAACAAGTCTCAGGATGGTCAGCTACTGGTCTCCAGGGAAACAATTGATGATGGACCTCTAGGTGAGGTTTTCAAACGCAAGAGTTGCCAGTCAGCATCTGCGGACATCTTAACTGACCAATGGACTTCAACTTGTGAGTTGCATTCTCCAACCGGAATCCTACAAATGTCTAGTAGCAACACAGTGCCAGTAGAGAACCACACAAGTAACAATAGCTATCTCATGGCGAGGATGGTGAATTCTCAGACGGTCCCAACACTCCACTAA